The genomic interval gttattttacacagcatacccctgtttttgaactccttgttggctccatgcatttggaacaatgctctgtactgttgatgcagggattatcgtacgatttggttctaggccttccctggttgcagttgcataatcccacgtttgactggaatactggggagctaaccaaatggggtaatgaatgttgtacgtcatgtttttctgttaattctatttctccccctgaggaggcgaatacgctacccgagtttgttcaggacttcgctattgttttctctagggaggcctccgaagtgttacctcctcatagagaatacgattgcgctatcgaattggtaccaggagctaagcttcctaagggtaggatatttaatctttcttgtcccgaacgtgaagccatgagagagtatatccaggaatccctggccaagggtgacattcgtccctcttcttctccggtaggtgctggcttcttcttcgtggggaagaaggatggtggtcttaggccatgcattgactaccgtagcctgaataaggtcacggtaaggaaccagtatccccttcctttgattcctgatctctttaatcaggttcagggggcccaatggttctctaaattggatctacggggggcgtataaccttattcgcatcaaagagggggatgagtggaagactgcgtttaacacgcccgaaggccatttcgaatacctcgtcatgccctttgggttgtgtaatgcccctgcggtcttccagaatttcataaatgagattttgagaaattacctggggatatttcttgtagtgtaccttgatgacatactggtgttttccaaggactggtcctcccacattgagcatgtcaggaaggtgctccaggtccttcgagaaaacaaactgtttgcaaagaccgaaaaatgtgtgtttggggtacaggagataccatttttgggtcaaatcctcactcctcatgaattctgcatggaccccgccaaggttcaggctgtggcggaatgggtccaacctgcctccctgaaggcgttacagtgttatttggggttcgctaattattacaggagatttattgctaacttctcggtcatcgctaagcctcttacggacctcactcgcaaaggtgctgatctcctccactggcctcctgaggctgtccaggcttttgaggtccttaagaagtgctttatctcggccccggtgctggttcagcccaaccaaaaggagccatttatcgtggaagttgacacatctgaggtgggagtgggggctgtcttgtcccagggtaccaggtccctcacccatctccgcccctgtgcctacttctccaggaagttttcgccaactgagagtaactatgatattggcaaccgcgaactcttagccattaaatgggcatttgaagagtggcgccacttcctggagggggctagacaccaggtaacggtccttaccgaccacaagaatctggttttcctagaatctgcccggaggctaaacccgagacaagctcgatgggcgttattttttaccagattcaattttttggttacctatagggctgggtctaaaaatattaaggctgatgcactgtcgcgtagcttcatggccagccctccttcggaggaagatcctgcttgtattttgcctccaggtataatcatttcctcgatcgattctgatttagtctctgaaattgctgctgatcaaggttcagctcctgggaaccttcctgagaacaagctgtttgttcccctgcaattccggctaagggtacttagggaaaatcatgactccgcactatctggtcatccaggcatcctgggtaccaaacacctcattaccagaaattattggtggcctgggttgcctaaagacgttaaggcctacgtcgccgcttgtgaggtttgtgctaggtccaagactcccaggtcccgaccagcgggcttactgcgttcgttgcccattccccagagaccttggacacatatctccatggattttatcaccgatttgcctccatcccaaggcaagtcggtggtgtgggtggtggtagaccgcttcagtaagatgtgccactttgtgcccctcaagaaactacccaacgccaagacgttggctaccttgtttgtcaaacacatcctgcgtctccatggggtccctgtcaatattgtttcggacagaggggtacaatttgtttcattgttttggagagccttctgtatgaagttggggattgatctgtccttctcctctgccttccatcctgaaaccaatggtcaaacggagaggactaatcaatctctagaacaatacttaaggtgttttgtctctgactgtcaatatgattgggtctcattcattcctctCAAGGGGTGAGGGAGGATGATCCCAGCGGGCAACAGCCTGTTTTGTGTAACAACACTTCCTCCTGCCCGATCACTCCTTGTCTATGGACATTTCATAAGcagaaataaatataattttatacagGATGGTGAGTTGCCGCTTTTTCTTTGATGCTTTTCCTTGTATTGATGGATAACCAGATACTTACTCTTCAGCCGAGCACCACTGTGACCTATTATACAAACATCCCCTTGGAGACATACCCGCTCCTAAGATAAAGCGAAGCCTGTGAGTAGTGACTTTATTTttgttctgtagatagtgctacacacacccccttgtagatagtccacacagccccctgtagatagtaccacacacagcccctcttgtagatagtgccacacagcccctgttgtagatagtgccacacagccccctgtagatagtaccacacacagccccctgtagatagtaccacacacagcccctcttgtagatagtgccacacagcccctgttgtagatagtgccacacagccccctgtagatagtaccacacacagcccctcttgtagatagtgccacacagcccctgttgtagatagtgccacacagccccctgtagatagtaccacacacagccccctgtagatagtaccacacacagcccctcttgtagatagtgccacacagcccctgttgtagatagtgccacacagccccctgtagatagtaccacacacagcccctcttgtagatagtgccacacagccccctgtagatagtaccacacacagcccctcttgtagatagtaccacacacagcccctcttgtagatagtgccacacagcccctgttgtagatggtgccacacagccccacaaaaaaattaaaaaatgttttgctcaCCTAGCCCGGTTCCCGCGACGGTcagagctgctccacagcctggggacccttgcataggccggcgtgatccagtgacgttatTACGTTGGAcctgcgcagggattctgtcCCAGCGTCTTTTAGGCTGCAGGCCCAACGTGGCCTCCAGCTTAGTGAATGGCGTAGCAGGCAGCTTCTCCACCATAGCATTCAATTGTATATGCGTcaggaggacgcagatacaattaaatgagGCAGTCTCTAGCACCCCCTGTGCGGAGAagctagcgacaccaccggcaTGAGGGGGTCGGTGCCATCtgacccataaatgttatgtgccggtGGCACAGACCCCTTCATGCCACGggtcccatagcagccgctatggttgctaaAGTCATAATTACGCCACTGGGCAGGGGTCCCTgggaggatgggggccctgggcaattgtccagtttgccccccctaacgccggccctgcctAATATTATGTACTATGCGGCTACACaacctcatatacagcatgttccgataactttctatcatagccagcagtaactatTCCCCATTCTCATGAAAGAGACAGGCCATTAAAATATCTGAATCTATGAGCATCTTTACTATGGTTGAACCTCGCGTTCTTCACGTCTGTCCTCATTTAGAGCTTTCTTCATCACATCTTCTATAGAGCACATCTGTATATTCAAATTATTTACGTAATTGTCCTGGAGCAGCATCCAGTCCCTTAATGTGACATGAGCGGTTCCATAGAGAATGAAAATCACTTTAACTCCTTAGTGCTGTCTGGGAATAATTATGGGTACTCTTTATAAACCGTGGAGCACAAGTAACATGATAGGGTGAGTGCAGGACACGGCTTTCATGGATCTTCCTCCTGTTTCTTCCACAATTATCTGACGAGAAGGAAATTATATATTTCCGAATTTACTAGACCGGAAACTAAGGTATGATGGGCAGCTATGATGGGTCTATGTACATTACATGATTCGGGCAGTATGGTGGCTCTGTAGTTAGTGGGATCCAGGGCATGAATGGAGTTTGTATATTCTCTTCGCCTTcacgtgggtttcctctgggtactccgaTTTCCGccaacactccaaaaacatattgATAGGTTAATTAACTGCCTATGAAAAATTGGCCATAGTGCGAAAGGGTAAATTATATTGTGAGGCCCattagggacagggactgatgtaaaTGACGAATACATCTGTACATCATTGTGAAATACTTATGTCGAtccaatggtaaataaataacattattgatttttttttatagacaccCACTTTGGATAGAACAAGCAATATCTGTAGTGTTAGATCAGGATAATGGTTGCAGCAGCAGGAGATGAGTGCTTCTACCTTTTGggggcagtgacctgtccactcatgTGGTGATAATAGTCAGAACATGATTTGACGAGGAAAATGGAGAAGACGGAGGAGATAGAATATCCAGCAgtgtattttaggagagaattgtgcTGATGTTAAGGAAGGCAGTGAACAAGCGACTCATGTTGAGATTTTAGGGAGggcaggactgcatgtaacaagaCAGCGTTATCACGTGGGGAGGAGAATGGGGACAAAAGGAAGGTCACCGAGTTActgtacatagtggaaggagcaggctaccatcagcagcacagagtattctaGGAAAGGCACAGGCTTGTGGTaggtcacagactgagagttGCTTAGTGGAATGAGCAAGGTCCccagtagcacagagtatttttcGAGAGGAGTGTGTTGTGGGGCAGGGACCATCCACTTGTGTGAGATTTGTGATGAAATGTATTGTAATTGTTATACTGTACATATTCATTACTAACAGTGACTTTTCTGCCGAATTCACAGTGGCGTCACCTTGATGAACCTACAATGATAGCTTTATATACAATGATCTGGATTCTTCTCTGGCCTGGCCTCATTGTTTTTTTACATTCCTCGGATATGACCTGCCACCTTGAGGTTCCAGAGATGGAAGGTATTACTCAGCCTGGAGATATCATGTTAGGAGTCGTTTTACCTCTTCATTTGGACAGGGTGTATGCAAAAGTTTCCTTCACCGAAAGACCTCTTAAGACGACTTGTTCAACGTAAGTGGACATAGTGATTGTACAGCTGCATTGTGCGCTCCAAATGTATTAATTTGATGGTTGTTCAACAAGAATGGCCCCTTTGGCTCATAACTTATACTCCCCCAGTGATATACAATTTGGTTGTCCATTGAATAGTCAATTATCACTTCAATTAGTGCCATATCTTCCAAAATGTGACCGAGCGAATTTGGGCCAAAATATTCCCTAAACCATTTAACTCTAGAACCAAGCACTATCCACATATTACATACCATAAAGGCAGACCATAAAGCTGCCATGGGGCCTTTGGAGAGAGGGGGCTAAACTCTAATTTGACCCCTCCTTTTTGCTTCTAAGTAATGCAGGGCTCCCCGCTTCAGAAGAACTGCATTGTCAGCAAGCAAGGGGTGAACAATTGGTCAAAGGATCATGGAAAGGCTTTCGAGGGGTAAAAAGACATCAGACCCTCCTGTCCTGGGTGTCAAAACCTGACACCATAATGGAAGGCCCATTTTGACCTTTGCTATGGGCCCCCTTTCTTctatgtatgtcactgattgcaaCAATTGTAAAATTTAAAACTGGACCATCATGATTTTCTCAACTTTCCTGAAGGTTCCACCTTGAAAATTATCAGCAACTACAGTCCATGGTTTTCGCTGTTGACGAAATCAATGAAAACCCCAATATTCTTTCAAATGTAACTTTAGGTTTCCAAGCCTATGATTCATGTGATGTTCTTCATCAGGACCTTCAAGGAACCTTACAAATATTGGCTGGTTACAACAAAGTCCTACCCAACTATCGATGTCTTCAAAATGTTCCACTAAGTGCAGTCATTGGTCCCTCGGTTTCGACACATTCCATTCTTGTAGCACATATTCTTGGACTATATCAGTACCCTCAGGTAAAAACTCTCGATAATTTCTGAATATCACTTAAGAATAGTTATTATATAGTCAAAACTGTATCCAACAATACAAAATATAGGAAGGACTTTGCTACTGGTTAGTCCGTCACCATCTTTTGTCTTTTCCCAACAGATTAGCCACTTCTCAACCAGCCCTCTTCTGAGTGATCGGACAAAGTTTCCATCATTTTTCAGAACGGTGTCTAATGATGTTTTCCAGTCTCAGGGACTTGCTCGGCTCGTATTACATTTTGGTTGGACATGGGTAGGGTTACTAGCTGTTGACAATGACTATGGTCAACAAGGAATTCAACTGGTCAAACAAGAGATAGTTAAGGCTGGTGCATGTGTGGCTTTCTCTGAGAACATCATTACAAGCCAACCAGACCACAACGCTCCACACATCGTTAACGTTTTGAAGACCTCAACAACTAAAATTGTGGTTGTCTTCTCACCAGCTATTAACTTAGTTCCTATCTTGGATGAAATGATGAGACACAATGTCACAAAGAAAATATTTGTAGCAAGTGAAGCTTGGTCCACCTCCAGTCTCTTCTCCATGGGAAGGCTTTCCGAGTCATTATCAGGAACGATCGGATTAGCTTTCTACAGTGGAACTATCCCGAAGTTTCGAGAATTCCTCAATAAGATCCATCCCTCTATGTCAATGGGAAAGGAATGGGTCAAGTTGTTATGGGAGCAGACATTTTATTGCATGTTTATGGATAGAAATGCAACAAGGTCCTTGAACAGTTCAGTGAGAGAGTGTACAGGATCTGAGGACCTTCGAAGTATCACAAACAGCTTCAATGATGTCTCCAACCTAAGGGCAACATACAATGTCTATACTGCAGTGCATGTCGTGGCTAAAGCTTTAGAAAATGTGAAAGCCTGCAAGGAAGGAGAAGGACCAACATTTTCCCGTGGAGCATGTCCTAACATTACAGCTTTTACACCTTGGCAGGTAGTATTCATTTATGTAGAGTACTTTAATATGAATTTCTGGTTTCTGGCCATGAGGGAAATTCTAAGAACATTTCAGATATATAAGAATTTAATAAAAGATTCGGACAAAGCCATAAAATACACTAGGCTTGTGAAAAATAgtcatgtaaaagaaaaaaaattcttgccGAATACCGAAATTCTGTTGCAAGCCGCAATAAAATTTCACCCATGGTAAcataaggttctgcagcagtgaTTGAATCATGGGGCAATACATAGTTATATACAATGGGACCCAACATGACTGAGGTCTATTTTATACACAGGCCCAATGGGTACTATGAAAGTGGGGGATCGGTAGCCGGACAATAAATGATAGTAtattaggtttatttttttaatttcactatTTTGTACAGGTCTGACcaatttttgggttttatttATAACCACAGTTGTCATCAAGATTTCTCAAATTGTTGAAAAGCGAATGTATAGGATACGTATGTGGCCAAATCAGGGCCGGTTATGCATTTCTACATAGGTAG from Rhinoderma darwinii isolate aRhiDar2 chromosome 3, aRhiDar2.hap1, whole genome shotgun sequence carries:
- the LOC142750586 gene encoding extracellular calcium-sensing receptor-like, whose product is MTCHLEVPEMEGITQPGDIMLGVVLPLHLDRVYAKVSFTERPLKTTCSTFHLENYQQLQSMVFAVDEINENPNILSNVTLGFQAYDSCDVLHQDLQGTLQILAGYNKVLPNYRCLQNVPLSAVIGPSVSTHSILVAHILGLYQYPQISHFSTSPLLSDRTKFPSFFRTVSNDVFQSQGLARLVLHFGWTWVGLLAVDNDYGQQGIQLVKQEIVKAGACVAFSENIITSQPDHNAPHIVNVLKTSTTKIVVVFSPAINLVPILDEMMRHNVTKKIFVASEAWSTSSLFSMGRLSESLSGTIGLAFYSGTIPKFREFLNKIHPSMSMGKEWVKLLWEQTFYCMFMDRNATRSLNSSVRECTGSEDLRSITNSFNDVSNLRATYNVYTAVHVVAKALENVKACKEGEGPTFSRGACPNITAFTPWQLLYYMKKARVTLSNGRDFYFDENGDPPAIYDIVNWQLNPEGVMQHIKIGSYDTTASFGQVFTINTSAILWSNGNVAPPVSVCSESCPPGFRKAPIRGQPVCCYQCVPCPQGEISNQTDSVDCIQCPWNQWPSAKKDLCLQKAIEYLSYEETLGATLTSASSISFLIPVLILQIYVKFKVTPIVKANNYCLSCILLVSLSLCFLCSLMFIGFPYFEKCLLRQAGFGLAFTLCISWFLAKTIMVVFAFMATKPGSHLRRWTSPKVSYIIILMCTFLQFILCITWLFISPPFPQYNAQVNPSVIVVECNEGSPIAFWTMLGYLFLLATISFIVAFLARRHPDTFNEAQFITFSMLAFLSVWISYIPASLSAQGKYTVAMEIFAILASSWALVICMFFPKCFIVLFRPEMNSREFLMKKDSRHI